Part of the Solanum pennellii chromosome 10, SPENNV200 genome is shown below.
AGATAAATCACAAACAAAGAGAATGAAAATGGAACTaaaagagaaaattgaaaactaaaaaaaaagaacttcatCGAATTACATAAACAATTAACCAATTAAATACACATTCTACTTTCTTTTAACCAAAAttaaaccaatttttttttggaaaaaaacatttaataataatGGGAATAATTAATTCCAACATCAAAACATTGTATATCCCCCAAGCTAAACATCAAACTATAAACAGATCTGATTTTCCCATTTTACCCTTCCCCTAAACTATAAAGGTGAAATTACAACAAAGTCCCTAATAATACTACTAACTTCATTAGCATTACATTCCTGATTCAAGGGTAGGAAAGTCACAAAAAGAGTCAAAACCATAGCCACCGTCAACCACCACCGCAGACGGCTGATGTACGGCGGCGACCCTCCCGGCCACCGCCGGTGGTGGGTGCATGAACGATGAAGTGGGGTCCAGTAGAAAAGCTGACGTGTCCAAAGTAGGCAAACAGCTCACCGGCTGTACCCGGTCAACCTGTCGCCTCGGCTCCGGCTTCAAAATAGAAGAAACCGACAACTGTCCGTTCCCGGTCCCGTTACCGGAGATTCTAGCTCCGGTCACCTGCTGCACCATGTGCCGGAAACTATCAACGTCCGCCGTTATGTACGTAGTCGACGCGCGCTTCGAAGCGCGTGGCTTACGCTTCACGATTTTTTTGCTaactccaccaccaccaccaccccgCCGCTTCATCGAACCGGAAGCTCCGGTTGAAGCAGCATCGTTCTCCGATCCACCTGAAAACGTCGGCCCAGATGCACTCGCAGTTAAAAACGGGGAACCCATTTCTCCAGTAGGCATAACAACCTCATTCCCGTCGCCGGTATACGATTTCTGCAGAACTTTCGTTAAAGTTTCAGTTTCTTTAGCGAAGATATCAGTAAACCATGAATCGTTAAACGCAGAACGAAAACCCCATTGTTCCATTGTCATGAAATTATCAGAAGACGCCATTTTTGTTTCTTCAGAGCTCAAAAATTAACCAAATTAACTGTTTTTTAGGTCAAAATTGATGTTTACAGCATGTTTTAGAAAGACCCAGATGATGTTTTTGAGGATTTTAGAATGAAAAAcagtgaagaagaaagaggtGTTTAGAGAGAAAAAA
Proteins encoded:
- the LOC107032223 gene encoding calmodulin-binding protein 25-like, yielding MASSDNFMTMEQWGFRSAFNDSWFTDIFAKETETLTKVLQKSYTGDGNEVVMPTGEMGSPFLTASASGPTFSGGSENDAASTGASGSMKRRGGGGGGVSKKIVKRKPRASKRASTTYITADVDSFRHMVQQVTGARISGNGTGNGQLSVSSILKPEPRRQVDRVQPVSCLPTLDTSAFLLDPTSSFMHPPPAVAGRVAAVHQPSAVVVDGGYGFDSFCDFPTLESGM